Proteins co-encoded in one Geitlerinema sp. PCC 9228 genomic window:
- a CDS encoding DUF4330 domain-containing protein codes for MKLIDKQGRLFGKISILDIGAILVILLVIGGIFFFPGNSGSVAQVGVTTKPVELDILVRGLSVRDPQMVIQDMEDTQKTKIVIRNQPYGEIDIRDIQQLERRVAVPQPDGSVKALPDPTNEFSTNMLITVAGEANITDSGPVLGNSKLKIGTPVELEGKTYNFHASVVDVRLSE; via the coding sequence ATGAAGCTCATCGATAAGCAAGGTCGGCTGTTTGGCAAAATTAGCATCCTGGATATCGGTGCGATTTTGGTTATTTTGTTGGTGATTGGGGGAATTTTCTTTTTCCCAGGTAATTCCGGTTCGGTGGCACAAGTGGGAGTGACCACCAAACCCGTGGAACTGGATATTTTGGTGCGGGGGTTGAGCGTTCGCGATCCCCAAATGGTGATCCAAGATATGGAGGATACCCAGAAAACCAAAATTGTCATTCGCAACCAACCCTACGGCGAAATCGATATACGCGACATCCAACAACTGGAACGGAGGGTGGCGGTTCCCCAGCCAGATGGTTCCGTGAAGGCTTTACCCGATCCGACGAACGAGTTTAGTACCAATATGCTAATTACGGTGGCGGGGGAAGCAAACATCACCGATAGCGGACCGGTTTTAGGAAATAGTAAATTAAAAATTGGTACGCCAGTGGAGTTAGAAGGGAAAACCTATAATTTCCACGCCAGTGTGGTTGATGTGCGTTTGTCAGAATAG